The following is a genomic window from Solidesulfovibrio sp..
TGCCCGTGCGTCTGGCCGCCGCCGGCGAGGCCCTCCATCCGGGCGTGGTGTACATTTCCCCGTCGGAAAAGCACTTGAGCGTGACTCCCGCCCGGCGTTTCGCCCTGCTGGAGCGCGCCCCGGGCGACATCTTCCATCCCTGCTGCGACGTGCTGTTGTCCTCGGTGGCCGCGGTGTTCGGCCCAATGGCCGTGGGGGTCATCCTCACCGGCATGAGCCGCGACGGGGTCTCGGGGCTGTCGCGCATACGCGCCCAGGGCGGCATCACCCTGGCCCAGGACGAGGCGACCTCGGTTGTTTTCGGCATGAACCGGGTGGCCATCGAGGCCGGGGCCGCCCAGCGCGTGTTGCCCGTGGAGGGCATCGCCGACGCCTTGACGCGCCTGGCCGGCGCCGGCCAGGCGGCATGATGCTCGACCTCGCCCCCTTCCACGCCCTCATCCGGGACCGGTGCGGCATCCTGATCCAGGGCAACCGGGAACCCGCCCTGACCCAGGCCGTGCGGGCCCGCGTGGCCGCCCTGGGCATCGCCCCAGGCGGCTACTACGCCCGTCTGGCCGCAAGCCGGGAGGAATTCCAGGAACTGGTCAACCTGCTGACCGTCAACGAAACGTATTTCTTCCGCGAGCCGGAGCATATCCGCTTCGTCGTCGACACCCTGGCGCCGCGCTGCCTGGCCGCGCGGTGCCGGGCCGCGCCGGTGCGCATCCTGAGCGCCGGCTGCTCCTCGGGCGAGGAGCCGTATTCGCTGGTCATGGCGCTTCTGGACCGCTACGGCGAGGGCGTGGCCGAGCTTTTTTCCTTCCATGCCGCCGACATCGACAGCCTGGTGCTCGGCAAGGCCCGGCAGGGCCGCTATTCCGAATTCTCCTTTCGCAACACCCCTCCCGACGTGCGCGCCCGCTATTTCGTCAAGGACGGCCAGGACAGCCTGCTGGCCGACCGCGTCAAGCGGCTGGTCCGCTTCCACCAGATCAATTTCCTCGACCCCGCCCTGCCCCTTTTCCTCCACGATTGCGACATCATCTTCTTCCGCAACGTTTCCATCTATTTCGACGACGCCACCCGCCGGGCCATCCAGAAAAACCTGGCCGCCCTGCTGCATGAGAACGGCGCGCTCCTGTACGGCACCACGGAAACCCTGGCCAACGATTTCGACATCCTGCCCATGGCCCGGGAACAGGAGCTGTTTTATTTCACCAGAAATCCCCTGGCCCTGGGGGAGAGGGCGTTTCCGCCCGCGGCCGCTCCCTCGCCGACGGGCCTGGACACGGGGCAGGCCGGGCCCCTCGTCCTTTGTCTGCCCGCGCCCGGCCCGGCGGCCGCCGCCGCGGCCGGCGACGGCCGGGCCGAACCGGACACCCCCGAGGCCGGCATCGCCGAGGCCCGGCGGCTGCTGGCCGACAAGCGCCACGCGCAGGCCCTGGCCCGGCTGGAGGCGGTCCTGGCCGGGCAGCCGCAGCATGCCGAGGCCGGTGTCCTGCGGGCCCATGCCCTGCTGCACCTCAAGGAACACGCCGCCGCCCACGCCCAGGCCCGGGCGCTGCTCGACGCCGACGCCTGGTCCGTGGACGCCTTGATGCTCCTGGGCCTGGCCGCCAAATGGGCCGGCCGCCCGGCCGAGGCCGTGGGCTGGTTCAAGCAGGCGGTCTATGCCCGGCCGGGCTGCTGGCCGGCCCAGTACGCCCTGGCCGACCTCCACCGCCGGGCCGGGGAAACGGCCCTGGCCCAGCGGTTCTACCGCGCGACCCTGCAACTTCTGGAGGAAGGCGGCCGCGAGCACGGCATCGCCTTCCTGCCGCTGGAGTTGCCCGTGCAGGAGATCCGGTTCCTGTGCCGGCATCAGCTGGCCAAGCTGCCCCACGAACCCGGCCCGGCGGGGCAGAGGTAGGCAATGGCCATCGACGTCCGGAAATTTCTCGTCCGCTTCATCGAAGAGGCCCGGGACCATATCGACAAGCTCAACGACGGCCTGGCCGCCCTGTCCGAGGGCGAGGCCGGGCGGGAGCGCATTGACGCCCTGTTCCGCGCGGCCCATACCGTCAAGGGCTCCTCGCGCATGCTGCGCCTTTTGCCCATCACCGAAACGGCCCACCGCTTCGAGGACGTGCTGGGAGCCCTGCGCGAGGGGGCCCTGACCTTCGATCCCGCCTTGGCCAGCCTGCTGTATCGGGCCTCCGACGCCCTGGCCGCCCAGGTGGACCGGCTGGCCGAGACCCTGGACGGCCAGAGCCTGCCGCCGGCCGACGAGGCCTTGTGCCGCGCTCTGGCCGAAGCCGCCTCGGGCCGGCCGGGAACCGTGGCCGCCTCCGGCGCGGCCGCGCCGTCCGCGTCGGGCGCCCCGGCCACGGGCGACGCCGGCGGGGGTTTGCCGGCCGTGGTCCCTGTCCGCCAAGCCTCGCCGGTCCCCGACGCGGCGGCCGCGCTCCAAGGGGGCCAGGGTCGGCCGGAGCCGCCCGCCCCCGGGGCTGACGCCCCCGGGATGGGCGAAGCGGCGCCCGGGACCGCCCAGGCCGCGGCATCGTCCGCCGGTCCCGTTGCGGCTTCGGCTGTGGCGCCGTCCACGAGTCCCGCCTCGGCCTGGCCCGGGGTGGCGAACGGTGCCGCAGCCGGGCCAGACGGCGGGGCCGGGGAAGGAGCCGCCGAGACGGCCGGGCCGGGTCCGAGGCCCGAACCCATGACGCCGCAAGGTGCCGGGCCGGCCGAGGGTTCGCCCGCTTCGGCCCTGGCCCCTGTTCCCGAGCCGGACCCGGCCTCGGCGGTGCCGCCGGCCGGCGAGGCCGGAATCGAACCGATAGCCGCCCCGGCCGAGGCCGCCCTGGGCGTATCGGAAACCGTGCGCGTGCGCCTGGGCAAGCTCGACGAACTCATCAAGCTCATGGGCGAGGTCGTCTCCAGCCACGCCCGCATGCGCCAGCGCCTGGGCGAGGTCCGCGACCTGGAAAAATCCTTGCGCGACAGGCTGCCCGAAGCCGAGGCCGCCCGGCTGCACCGCTTCGTGCTGGCCTTCGCCGACGACGTGCAGGCCCAGGAAGGGCTCAAGGCCGAATTGCACGACAAGACGCTGGTCATGCGCATGCTGCCGCTGGCCGTCCTGTTCGAGCCGGCGGCCAGGCTGGTGCGCGAACTGGCCCGGTCGCTGGGCAAGCAGGTTTCCTGCCAGGTGCGCGGCGCGGCCATCGAACTCGACCGGCAGATGATCGACAGCCTGTCCGACCCCATCACCCATTTGTTGCGCAACAGCCTCGACCACGGCCTGGAACCGGCGGCCAGCCGCCTGGCCGCCGGCAAGCCCGCCCAGGGGCGGCTGCGCCTGTCCGCCCGCCAGGACGGCGGCTTCGTCGTTGTCGAGGTGGCCGACGACGGCGCCGGCATCGCGCTCGACGCCGTGCGGGACAAGGCCGTGCAAAAGGGGCTGGTCGCCCCGGCCCGGGCCGGGGCCTTGTCGGAGCGCGAGGTCCTCGACCTGATCTTTCTGCCGGGGTTTTCCACCAAGGCCGGCGTCAGCGACATGTCCGGGCGCGGCGTGGGCATGGACGTGGTCAAGCAGTGCGTGGTCGGCGACCTGCGCGGCAGCGTGGAGGTGGCCACCCGGCCTGGCGCGGGAACGACTTTTTCCCTGCGCCTGCCCTTGTCGCTGGCCATCATGCGCGTGCTGCTGGTCGCGGTCCAGGGGACGTCGCTGGCCTTTACGGCCCAGTACGTGGACGAGGTGGCCCGGGTGCCGCGACAGGCCCTGCTCGAGGCGACGGGGCGCCTGGTGGTCGATATCCGGGGCAGCCTCGTCCCGCTTGTTTCCCTGGCCGACGTGGTGCGCCTGCCCGAGACCGGGCCGGGGGGGGAGCCCGGCCCGGCCGGGCCGCGGGACACGCTGCTGCTCGTGGTCCTGCGCGTGGGGGGCGAGAGCCTGGCCCTTCGGGTCGATGCGCTCCTGGACGAGCGCGACCTGGTCATCAAGCCCCTGCCGGCGCACCTGCGCCGGCTCACCCTGGTCGCCGGCATGGTCACCACCGGCGAGAACGCCCTGGTCAGCGTGCTCCACGCGCCGGCCCTGCTCGAACTGGCCCGGCGGGGCGGCGTCGCGCGGCCTCCCGGGACGTCGGCCCTGCGCCAGGAGCGGCGGCCCTACGCCCTCCTGGTCGTCGACGACTCGGCCAGCACCCGGGAGATCGAAAAGGACGTGCTCGAAGCGCACGGCTATGCCGTCACCCTGGCCGTGGACGGTCAGGACGGCCTGGAGGCGGCCATGGCGGGCGATTTCGACGCCATCCTCACCGACGTGGAAATGCCGCTGCTCGACGGGTTCGAACTCACCTCCCGCCTGCGCCGGGAGGAGCGCTACCGCCATCGCCCCATCGTCATCATCACCTCCCGGGAAAACGAGGCGGACAAGCGGCGCGGCTTGCAGGTCGGGGCGGATGCCTATATCGTCAAGGGGGATTTCGCCCAGGGCAGCCTCGTGCAGACCCTGCGCGCCCTGCTGGGCTAGCCGCGAAAAAGGACAAACCGCATGCGTATTCTCGTGGTGGACGACGATGCCATGGCCGCGGAACTGGCCGGGGCCGTGATCGAGGAGATGGGCCACGAAGCCGTCCTGGCCGGGGATGCCGGCGAGGCCCGGGCCAGGCTCGAAGCCGACCCCGGCATCCGGGCGGTCGTCAGCGACCTGCACATGCCGGGGCAAAGCGGCCTTGAACTGTTTGCGTGGCTGGGCGAGTCGGGGCGTGCCGTGCCGTTCATCCTCCTGACCGGCGACGACCCGGCGGCGTTTCGCCTGCGCGAACCGCGGTTGGCGGCCTGTCTGCTCAAGGATTTCACCCTTGAGGAAACCCTGCCCGAAGTGCTTGGCGCGGTTTTGGGAGGGCGCGGCGGTTGTTGAACCGGAAGTAGTACCCATGAGCGAGACAAGGACGCATTCGCCTCGCGAAAAGATTACCCGGCTTCGCCGGTTTTTCCTCGAGCGCCTGCCGGAGCGGCTGGTTGCGGCGCGAGCGTTGCTCGAGCGGCTCAAGGCCGACCCCGTGGACCGCGACGCGGCCGTGGACCTGCATCGGCACCTGCACAACCTCAAGGGCACGGGGGCATCCTTCGGTTTCCGGGAGTTCGCCGAGGCCGTGGCCCAAGGCGAAGGGTTGGTGGCGACCGTTTTGGAGCAGCCCGGAGAGCCGCCCGCGGACTGGCGGGA
Proteins encoded in this region:
- a CDS encoding response regulator, producing MRILVVDDDAMAAELAGAVIEEMGHEAVLAGDAGEARARLEADPGIRAVVSDLHMPGQSGLELFAWLGESGRAVPFILLTGDDPAAFRLREPRLAACLLKDFTLEETLPEVLGAVLGGRGGC
- a CDS encoding hybrid sensor histidine kinase/response regulator, translating into MAIDVRKFLVRFIEEARDHIDKLNDGLAALSEGEAGRERIDALFRAAHTVKGSSRMLRLLPITETAHRFEDVLGALREGALTFDPALASLLYRASDALAAQVDRLAETLDGQSLPPADEALCRALAEAASGRPGTVAASGAAAPSASGAPATGDAGGGLPAVVPVRQASPVPDAAAALQGGQGRPEPPAPGADAPGMGEAAPGTAQAAASSAGPVAASAVAPSTSPASAWPGVANGAAAGPDGGAGEGAAETAGPGPRPEPMTPQGAGPAEGSPASALAPVPEPDPASAVPPAGEAGIEPIAAPAEAALGVSETVRVRLGKLDELIKLMGEVVSSHARMRQRLGEVRDLEKSLRDRLPEAEAARLHRFVLAFADDVQAQEGLKAELHDKTLVMRMLPLAVLFEPAARLVRELARSLGKQVSCQVRGAAIELDRQMIDSLSDPITHLLRNSLDHGLEPAASRLAAGKPAQGRLRLSARQDGGFVVVEVADDGAGIALDAVRDKAVQKGLVAPARAGALSEREVLDLIFLPGFSTKAGVSDMSGRGVGMDVVKQCVVGDLRGSVEVATRPGAGTTFSLRLPLSLAIMRVLLVAVQGTSLAFTAQYVDEVARVPRQALLEATGRLVVDIRGSLVPLVSLADVVRLPETGPGGEPGPAGPRDTLLLVVLRVGGESLALRVDALLDERDLVIKPLPAHLRRLTLVAGMVTTGENALVSVLHAPALLELARRGGVARPPGTSALRQERRPYALLVVDDSASTREIEKDVLEAHGYAVTLAVDGQDGLEAAMAGDFDAILTDVEMPLLDGFELTSRLRREERYRHRPIVIITSRENEADKRRGLQVGADAYIVKGDFAQGSLVQTLRALLG
- a CDS encoding CheR family methyltransferase, with the translated sequence MMLDLAPFHALIRDRCGILIQGNREPALTQAVRARVAALGIAPGGYYARLAASREEFQELVNLLTVNETYFFREPEHIRFVVDTLAPRCLAARCRAAPVRILSAGCSSGEEPYSLVMALLDRYGEGVAELFSFHAADIDSLVLGKARQGRYSEFSFRNTPPDVRARYFVKDGQDSLLADRVKRLVRFHQINFLDPALPLFLHDCDIIFFRNVSIYFDDATRRAIQKNLAALLHENGALLYGTTETLANDFDILPMAREQELFYFTRNPLALGERAFPPAAAPSPTGLDTGQAGPLVLCLPAPGPAAAAAAGDGRAEPDTPEAGIAEARRLLADKRHAQALARLEAVLAGQPQHAEAGVLRAHALLHLKEHAAAHAQARALLDADAWSVDALMLLGLAAKWAGRPAEAVGWFKQAVYARPGCWPAQYALADLHRRAGETALAQRFYRATLQLLEEGGREHGIAFLPLELPVQEIRFLCRHQLAKLPHEPGPAGQR